A region from the Engraulis encrasicolus isolate BLACKSEA-1 chromosome 18, IST_EnEncr_1.0, whole genome shotgun sequence genome encodes:
- the lft1 gene encoding lefty1, producing the protein MKSFLGSSRGTVSTLLPVSATAEGLKKDSRESTMAILQVSCALCVALLVIVEGFTHEDMKDAMLQKLGLDEVPRIQKRDLENLVIPAHIKNKYLSMLKLHNKRRRRALPSLAGILRGIHGNADISGDFVYSDATRQRIVFDMEARIPENSEVTMAELKLYKTVPRKRYTPERKHHRPVNNARVSIYWVDVLENGSNRTSVVDSRLIPIHETGWISFDVTQAVHYWSKRQQKTPMHLEVWIEGERPGSYAAEMAKGVHFTTQDPSENAMVRPELVLYTLNLDEFGASGDCEANTDKPTCCREKYFIDFRALTWTQYWVIEPAGYQAFRCTGACKQPKRNYGYGERKCAVVESAPLPMMYLVKKGDYTEIEVAEFPNMIVEKCGCAMDNISVV; encoded by the exons gaCTCAAGGGAAAGCACAATGGCAATTCTTCAGGTATCGTGCGCTCTGTGCGTCGCGCTTCTGGTTATCGTGGAGGGCTTCACCCATGAGGACATGAAGGACGCGATGCTGCAGAAGCTGGGGCTCGACGAGGTGCCAAGGATCCAGAAGAGGGATTTGGAGAACCTGGTTATCCCAGCGCATATCAAGAACAAGTACCTCTCCATGCTCAAACTGCACAACAAGAGACGGCGCCGTGCGCTACCAAGCCTTGCTGGAATCCTGAGAGGAATTCATGGGAATGCAG ACATCTCAGGTGACTTCGTTTACTCCGATGCCACTCGTCAGCGGATAGTCTTTGACATGGAGGCAAGGATACCAGAGAACAGCGAGGTCACCATGGCCGAACTCAAACTCTACAAAACAGTTCCAAGAAAACGTTACACGCCTGAAAGGAAGCACCACAGGCCAGTAAACAATGCCAGGGTCAGCATCTATTGGGTGGATGTCCTGGAAAACGGCTCCAACAGAACGTCAGTTGTGGATTCAAG GTTGATCCCCATCCACGAGACTGGCTGGATTAGCTTTGATGTGACTCAGGCTGTGCACTATTGGTCGAAAAGGCAACAGAAGACCCCAATGCACCTGGAGGTGTGGATAGAGGGCGAGAGACCCGGCAGCTACGCGGCGGAGATGGCAAAGGGTGTCCATTTTACCACTCAGGACCCCAGCGAGAACGCCATGGTGCGACCGGAGCTTGTCCTCTACACACTCAACCTTGATGAATTTGG GGCAAGTGGCGACTGCGAAGCCAACACCGACAAGCCAACCTGTTGTCGTGAAAAGTACTTCATTGACTTCCGAGCCCTCACGTGGACCCAGTACTGGGTCATCGAACCAGCAGGGTACCAGGCATTCCGGTGCACTGGCGCGTGCAAACAGCCGAAGCGCAACTACGGTTACGGAGAGAGGAAATGCGCCGTGGTGGAGAGCGCGCCTCTGCCAATGATGTACCTGGTGAAAAAGGGCGACTACACAGAGATCGAAGTGGCAGAATTCCCTAATATGATCGTGGAGAAGTGTGGCTGCGCAATGGACAACATCTCTGTAGTCTGA